The Fervidobacterium pennivorans DNA segment CTTGCATATTTTGTAAAAGGGAGAACGGGACCAGCGTAACAACACCCCAAAATGTGATTGAAAATGTCTGGTCAATTCCCACCACATCTTTTATTCTAACCACATAGTGAGTATAGAATACCCAAGAAATCGCTGCTCCAAACGCAAGAATATCACCTAATGGGTTAAGTTTCATCATCCTTCCGTTCAAAATAACGAGGGCAACTCCAAGAAACGCTAAAACAGAACCCAAGTAATGGTACTTATTCGTTTTAACTTTGTGAAATACGTGAGTAAAAAGCACATACAGAAGCGGGACACTTGAGACAATAACAGCCGCATTTGTTGGTGAGGTATACCTTAACGCTGTGTTCTCAAAAACGAAATACATAGTGATGCCCCAGAATCCTGACCAAAAAGCATTAATATTTGCTATCTTTTTCTTTCTCGTAAATGGTAAAAGTATAAACAGTGCTATCAAAAATCTGTAAAGTGCTGCAGGGAATGGTTCAAAAACATTAACAACAAATTTCGTAGCAACAAACGACGCACCCCAAAAAATCGTTACAAGCACAACTGGAAGATATTTTAAAACCTGTTTCAATTTATATTTGATTGAACCCAGCATGCTCATTTCTCTCTCCTTTGGCGTTTTCATTTTGCGATTCTTTCTAAGATTTCTACAACATCTTCTACGCTCATCGCTTGGTATACTTCAACCAACTTCCGATTATCAAGGTATTTTCCATCAATCAAAACGTCTGCGATTCTATCTGTCCAACCACCCGTTCCACGAAGTAAAATTACAGGCTTTTTATTCGCATAAGCTGCCAAGATTTCTATAGCCGTTCCTATCTCTCCACCCACAGATATCACAGCATCAACACTCTTCACGAGGATAAATGACCTCATCTGAAAGTCCAATCCCGTTTTTATAACCACATCGTTGTATTCGTTAGAATCTTCTCCTTCCCAAGGAAGCACGCCCACACAAAATCCTCCAACCGATTTCACACCTTTTGAAACTAATTCCATCACACCATCTCTTCCTCCGGTGAATACGTTGTATCTTTTGCCAAGTTCCTCTCCC contains these protein-coding regions:
- a CDS encoding DMT family transporter; this translates as MLGSIKYKLKQVLKYLPVVLVTIFWGASFVATKFVVNVFEPFPAALYRFLIALFILLPFTRKKKIANINAFWSGFWGITMYFVFENTALRYTSPTNAAVIVSSVPLLYVLFTHVFHKVKTNKYHYLGSVLAFLGVALVILNGRMMKLNPLGDILAFGAAISWVFYTHYVVRIKDVVGIDQTFSITFWGVVTLVPFSLLQNMQAKFEIKSVSSLIYLGIVCSALGYLLWNKSIEVIGDRKTTNFIYFIPLVTVISEFVLMKSKPTIYNILGVTMLILGLYIFERGEEYGKERFGN
- a CDS encoding TIGR00725 family protein, which encodes MDTRQVKNVGVIGYSGNPKETPVKEIAELCLKLGEELGKRYNVFTGGRDGVMELVSKGVKSVGGFCVGVLPWEGEDSNEYNDVVIKTGLDFQMRSFILVKSVDAVISVGGEIGTAIEILAAYANKKPVILLRGTGGWTDRIADVLIDGKYLDNRKLVEVYQAMSVEDVVEILERIAK